In Deferribacteraceae bacterium V6Fe1, one genomic interval encodes:
- the nusG gene encoding transcription termination/antitermination protein NusG, whose protein sequence is MSKNWYVVHTYSGFEKRVKQLLEERIKNEHLEEQIDDILIPTEDVVELKKGKKKISKKKTFPGYILVHMEMNTTNWHKVKSIPKVTGFVGGINPVPIPEEDVKAMIDLAKSQAPRMASKYMKGDTVEVIDGPFSGFNGVVDEVNPEKEKVRVIVSIFGRQTPIELDYLQIKRVG, encoded by the coding sequence ATGTCGAAGAATTGGTATGTAGTTCACACTTACTCAGGTTTTGAAAAAAGGGTAAAACAACTCTTAGAGGAGCGTATTAAGAATGAGCATCTTGAAGAACAGATAGATGATATTCTTATACCAACCGAGGATGTTGTTGAGCTCAAGAAAGGGAAGAAAAAGATTAGTAAAAAGAAAACTTTCCCTGGTTATATTCTTGTGCATATGGAGATGAACACTACAAATTGGCATAAGGTTAAGTCTATTCCTAAGGTTACCGGTTTTGTGGGTGGAATAAATCCTGTCCCTATTCCTGAGGAAGATGTTAAGGCAATGATTGACCTTGCAAAATCCCAGGCACCAAGAATGGCTTCGAAATATATGAAAGGGGATACTGTTGAGGTAATAGATGGACCTTTCAGCGGTTTTAATGGTGTTGTGGATGAGGTTAATCCTGAGAAAGAAAAGGTTAGAGTTATAGTCAGTATATTCGGGAGACAGACTCCTATTGAGCTTGACTATCTACAGATTAAAAGAGTTGGATAG
- the rplK gene encoding 50S ribosomal protein L11 translates to MAKKVMGQIKLQIPAGKANPAPPVGPALGQRGVNIMEFCKQFNAATQNMGDMVIPVIITVFEDRSFTFITKTPPVTNLIKKELSIQSGSSNPNKQKVGKLTKEQLKKIAEIKLPDLNTKDIEQAMKIVAGSARSMGIEVEM, encoded by the coding sequence ATGGCTAAGAAGGTAATGGGTCAAATAAAATTACAAATTCCTGCAGGTAAGGCAAATCCTGCACCTCCTGTTGGTCCTGCATTGGGTCAAAGAGGGGTTAATATTATGGAATTTTGTAAGCAGTTTAATGCTGCAACACAAAACATGGGTGATATGGTTATCCCTGTTATTATTACAGTTTTTGAAGATAGATCTTTTACATTTATAACAAAAACTCCGCCGGTTACTAACCTTATTAAAAAGGAGCTTAGTATTCAGAGCGGTTCAAGTAATCCTAACAAACAAAAAGTTGGGAAATTGACTAAAGAGCAACTTAAGAAGATTGCAGAGATTAAGTTGCCTGACTTAAATACTAAAGACATTGAACAGGCTATGAAAATAGTAGCCGGCTCTGCCCGCAGTATGGGCATAGAAGTAGAAATGTAA